The genomic region CGGCCTTTCCGGCAAGTCCGACGAACTCCTCAAGTATTTCGGGCTGAACGCCGAGACGCTGATCGAGCAGGCTAGGGAGATCGTTTCGAGGAAGAAATGATGCGCAGGGTGCTCTCCTCCAGCGGCGGCTTCACCTACATGACGGCGCTGGTCCTCGTGGTCGTGATCGGCGTCGTGGCCTCGCGGGGCGCCATCGTCTGGAGGACCGCCATGCAAAGGGAGAAGGAGATCGAGCTCATCTCCCGCGGCACCCAGATCCGGGACGCCCTCAGGCGCTGGTACCGGGTGAAGGTGGCGCCGGGTGAGAGCAGGCTCACCCCGATGAACCCCGTGCCCGGGGCTGTCTCTGGCGCGATACCGAGCCCCACGGAGCTGAAGACGCTCCTGAAGGACCCCAACCTCCCGGGGAACGTCCGGTACCTAAGGCCCATAGCCCTGATCGACCCGATGAGCGACAAGCCCGAGAAGGAATGGGTGGTCATCAGGGAAGGGGGGAGGATCGTAGGCGTCAAGAGCAGCAGCGAGAAGGAGCCGCTCAAGCAGGGGAACTTCCCCCTAGACCTGCACCCGGCCGACTTCGAGAAGAAGAAAAAGTACAGCGAGTGGGAGTTCCGCTACGACCGCGTCCCTCCCCCCCTTGGCACCAATGCGCCACCCATCCCGGGCGCCGCACCCGCGGCGAACCCCGGTAACCCTGGAACATAAGCGAAGCAAGGCTGATGCCGCGCCCCCCGCCCCATCGAGGGACGGGGGGCGTGAACAGATACACCCACTCAACTGGAGGCACTCCTGATTTTCAAGAGTCTGACATCGCGGGTCATCGTGCTCTCCATCTGTCTGCTCGTCTTCGGTATCGGGACCTTCGCCTTCCTGACGCTCAGGCGCGAGCAGATGCAGCTCATCAACTCCGCTCGCGAATCGAGCGAACTCCTTTTGAACACCATCGAACGCTCCCTCTACAACTCCATGAGGATCGGCAACACCGAGGACGTCAAGGTGATCCTGGAGATGGTGGGGCAGAGCGAGAACCTGGTCGGGGTGCGCATCTTCC from Citrifermentans bremense harbors:
- a CDS encoding type II secretion system protein, with the translated sequence MMRRVLSSSGGFTYMTALVLVVVIGVVASRGAIVWRTAMQREKEIELISRGTQIRDALRRWYRVKVAPGESRLTPMNPVPGAVSGAIPSPTELKTLLKDPNLPGNVRYLRPIALIDPMSDKPEKEWVVIREGGRIVGVKSSSEKEPLKQGNFPLDLHPADFEKKKKYSEWEFRYDRVPPPLGTNAPPIPGAAPAANPGNPGT